The DNA segment CTCATCTTCCTTCGGCCTTGCAAATTTTATCCGGAAAGCGCACTGGAGCTAATGAAACGCGTCGCGGACTTCAAAGTGAAGCACGCGGCCCTGCTGCACAACCTAATGCCGACCGATGAAAAAGAAGCCATTACCGAGCACAACGTCGTTAACGTAATGAAAACCAAAGATCACAAAAATCGTAGGGTTATGATAGTGAACTGCGGCAAACTCTGGAACCCATCGAAAGTCAGCAGCGATCAAGTATTTCGCATGTTTTACTTGGTGCACGAATTAGCCATGAACGAGCCGGAAACGCAGGTAGGAATGAAATGTCGCAGAACcgaataattatgttatttagaTTAAATGTAAAACGTAAATGTTACATTGTTGTGAAACGTGAaagaaatttaacttaaattagacatttttttttacatttataagtCTTTGTGTGCTGCAACAGCAGAAAGTAGTTTTGCGTAGGCACGCGTACACATTGAACGATAACTCACTATCAGCAAAATTCCATTAACCTGACTAATGTGCAAGAAAAATACTTTCACAATTGATGCCAGAAAAAAGTTACAAGTAGTGCCatcattatttgtaattttacaaagttaaattttatatatacactgaaaaaagagTCTTAAACTAATAACCAGATTCTGGTTGAATCTACCACATTTCCAATTAGTTTAACAAGACTCTTTTTTAGTGTACGCTAGTTAAATTtagctaataataattttaattctaatgaGGTTAAATATCGGCCCAATTTTGACGGATGTAAGCGTGAGTCAGTGCAGTGATTGCACTTTGCTCGATTGATAAGAGATCCGATGAGTAATCTAATATTAATGCAAGAGAGAtataagaagaaagaaaagagaagagtGAGAAAGaagcaaaagagaaaaagagagagaatatgttaaagtttatttagatTTAGCATATGTATAGCAAGTTGTTttcgtcaaaataaaatatgccggaatattattaattaacattttagatTAATTGTGATTTagttagttaattttttttttagatttttggtGTCGTGGTGATAATGGATTTCGATGGACTGTCAATGAAACAAGTTACGGCGCTGTCACCGTCCTTCAGCATGAGGCTCCTTAGTTTTATCCAAGACGCGATGCCATTGCGTTTGAAGGAGGTTTGTATTGGCAGTATTAGATAAAATTACTTTGAGAAAAGAAGTTACCTACTTTTGTGTCTTGTGAtacataaatcaaatatttataagaataagttatatatttatattctttatttagttCAATAATAGctgtagtaattattattttattttcttaaaaagtaactattattatataaatattatatatgtatatataacctgattttatataattacatgaatattcaaatttaataataagtttgaTAATAAGTTCATGGATTAATATCCGAatagaaaagttttttgtaatttttacaataatcaccgagaaattaattaactgtTAAATTCAGTAATTAGGTTTGTCGCATATTCTAATTACATTGGATGCTTCCTCAGGTTCATTTTGTGAAACAACCGTTTCTGTTCAAAATGGTGTGGCAAATGTTTAAACCATTTGTTCGCGAAAAATTGAGGAACCGCATGTTTTTCCATGGCTCTAAGATGTCATCCCTCCACGCTTACATTCCACCAAGTCATCTCCCAAAAAATTACGATGGTGAACTGCCAGAAATAGACTACACCGGTGCTGATTGGTATCCAGTAATGATTGAAAACGAAGATAAAATTAgaggtataataataataaaaaaaacagttatgtagaataattataaagtcttcatgattattataagtttattgAAGTGAAATGTCGGATTTCCGACTAAAAATAGAACCTAGCTAAAATACGAGTTTCATGGGTATCTATGATATGAACCATATAAGATGTGATAATGATGGTTGTTTTTCTTTGAAACTTGAGGAAAGTGCTGAAAATCCGTTATTTATCTATTGAAAAACCATCGATCCAGAGACAATTAGAGTCAACAAGATAGAAGAATTGTCAGTTAAACTAGTCTCTAGGCTAACTTATCTAGTTGTTTTCAAGatctctaataatattttaatccgAAATTCCGAAATTCAAGATGGCAAATCAAATATGGCGGAGCAAAATTGGGGAAAAtgaacatacatatatattacgaGTGTTTCGAGATACGTCCTCGTTTGTGTCTCTGAGTCCGGCTGAGTTTGATATTTGTGATGATTTTAAACGTGACggtattataagaaatataatcgatttatatgtataatcttCTTCGAatgttaaattagaaataaattaattcttttattatcaagaTAATATTTTGGCATGTGATTTGTCGTATCAAATCAACCACATTTGTATTTCTTAATACTAGGAATTgcatcaataatattaaaaattattattaccattcgcacttataatattctttacatGTAGTGCAACACATGCAAAAATCACAATTTGTTCCGTTATATTGGGTCcgtcatttttcaaaatcttgAAAGTGCTTAAAATATGttgaaacattattaaagATCTCAGAAACTATTGGATAAGTTAGCTAGAAGCTGGtttaattgacaatttttcCATGTCATAGATTCAAATTGTCTCTGAATCGACGCAATTTTCAATAGACGAATGACATATTTTCGGCACTTTTCTCAGGTCTCAAGGAAAAACGATCGTCATTTTCATATCTTGTATTATGATTCATAGATATCCATGCAACTCAAATTTTAGGTTTAATTTATAGTCGGAAAATCGATCTTTTTTAACATCCTcctttattaagtttattaagtttattacttttgtatCTTCCGTTCTgtatactataataaaattaatttacatataataataggttaatagaaaatatata comes from the Monomorium pharaonis isolate MP-MQ-018 chromosome 9, ASM1337386v2, whole genome shotgun sequence genome and includes:
- the LOC105828361 gene encoding alpha-tocopherol transfer protein-like codes for the protein MSFALLAHPPGPEAKALAEKELRETDENVKKGIETLRKYLEEDKTLFYCTDDDFLLIFLRPCKFYPESALELMKRVADFKVKHAALLHNLMPTDEKEAITEHNVVNVMKTKDHKNRRVMIVNCGKLWNPSKVSSDQVFRMFYLVHELAMNEPETQIFGVVVIMDFDGLSMKQVTALSPSFSMRLLSFIQDAMPLRLKEVHFVKQPFLFKMVWQMFKPFVREKLRNRMFFHGSKMSSLHAYIPPSHLPKNYDGELPEIDYTGADWYPVMIENEDKIRAWNTYGHRNNE